In Roseomonas fluvialis, one genomic interval encodes:
- a CDS encoding tripartite tricarboxylate transporter substrate binding protein: MTASRRLLFALPAAALARPALAQSPWPQGPVRIIAPFPPGGSVDTISRLLQPHLSADLGVPVVIENRPGASGAIGTAALARAPADGNTWAMVFDTHAVNPALISTLGFDTKRDLVPVMLVGTAPMLITTHNSRPWRTLSEVIAAAKARPDTLTYGSIGNGSLAHLTMSLMQTAGDFRVVHVPYRGGGPMSAAAAAGELDMPMATNAGLGGQVNVTLRPLAQTGARRSALFPDLPTVAESGVPGIDALAWWAVIGRAGVPAPVVARFHAALTKALAVPEVRARLSGPLGVDVVGSSPEAFGTFLDAQMDTWTRVVRDHNIRPD, encoded by the coding sequence ATGACCGCCAGCCGCCGCCTGCTGTTCGCCCTGCCCGCCGCCGCGTTGGCCCGCCCGGCGCTCGCCCAGTCGCCCTGGCCGCAGGGACCGGTGCGGATCATTGCCCCCTTCCCGCCCGGCGGGTCGGTCGACACCATCTCGCGACTGCTGCAGCCGCATCTGTCGGCCGATCTCGGCGTGCCGGTGGTGATCGAGAACCGCCCCGGCGCCTCGGGCGCGATCGGCACCGCCGCCCTCGCCCGTGCCCCCGCCGATGGCAATACCTGGGCGATGGTCTTCGACACCCACGCCGTGAACCCGGCGCTGATCAGCACGCTCGGCTTCGACACGAAGCGCGACCTGGTGCCCGTCATGCTGGTCGGCACCGCGCCCATGCTGATCACGACGCACAATTCCCGACCCTGGCGGACCCTGTCCGAGGTGATCGCCGCGGCGAAGGCGCGCCCCGATACGCTGACCTATGGGTCGATCGGCAATGGCAGCCTCGCGCATCTGACGATGTCACTGATGCAGACCGCCGGCGACTTCCGGGTGGTGCACGTGCCGTATCGCGGCGGCGGGCCCATGAGTGCGGCGGCGGCGGCCGGCGAACTCGACATGCCCATGGCGACCAATGCCGGCCTCGGCGGCCAGGTGAACGTCACGCTGCGGCCGCTGGCGCAGACCGGCGCCCGGCGGTCGGCGCTGTTCCCCGACCTGCCGACGGTGGCGGAATCAGGCGTCCCGGGCATCGATGCCCTGGCCTGGTGGGCGGTGATCGGCCGTGCCGGCGTGCCAGCGCCGGTGGTCGCCCGCTTCCACGCCGCGCTGACGAAGGCACTCGCGGTGCCGGAGGTGCGTGCGCGACTGTCCGGCCCGCTGGGCGTCGACGTGGTGGGATCCTCGCCCGAAGCCTTCGGCACCTTCCTCGATGCCCAGATGGACACCTGGACGCGCGTGGTGCGCGACCACAACATTCGCCCGGACTGA
- a CDS encoding DUF2497 domain-containing protein, which produces MSGQAAPPAGAAATGVASDQSMEDILASIRRILNEDEAPPAPDATAAAPPEAEAAQPAPLPIGIPLPEPAAAPPAAPSADEPLLLTEDMMVNAAAAAPPAAVAPPAAPPPMVLSADSLLAPAVAAAATASVGQLLRTVAAERGSSVYRGGPSIEDVVREELRPLLKAWLDQHLPGIVERLVRAEIERVVGRALT; this is translated from the coding sequence ATGAGCGGACAGGCAGCGCCCCCCGCGGGCGCGGCGGCAACGGGCGTCGCCTCCGACCAGTCGATGGAGGATATCCTCGCCTCCATCCGCCGCATCCTGAACGAGGACGAGGCGCCGCCCGCGCCCGATGCGACCGCTGCCGCGCCACCCGAGGCCGAGGCGGCGCAGCCCGCGCCGCTGCCGATCGGCATTCCGCTGCCCGAACCTGCCGCGGCGCCGCCCGCCGCGCCCAGCGCCGACGAACCGCTGTTGTTGACCGAGGACATGATGGTGAACGCGGCGGCCGCGGCCCCGCCAGCCGCGGTTGCACCGCCCGCCGCGCCGCCGCCGATGGTGCTGTCGGCCGATTCGCTGCTGGCCCCGGCTGTCGCCGCGGCCGCCACGGCCTCGGTCGGACAGTTGCTGCGCACCGTGGCCGCCGAGCGCGGGTCGTCGGTGTATCGCGGTGGCCCGTCGATCGAGGACGTGGTGCGCGAGGAACTCCGCCCGCTGCTCAAGGCCTGGCTGGACCAGCACCTGCCGGGCATCGTCGAGCGCCTGGTGCGCGCCGAGATCGAGCGCGTGGTCGGTCGCGCCCTGACCTGA
- a CDS encoding TolC family outer membrane protein, whose protein sequence is MSLRSKMLLSAALAILPATEGWSQTLQEALASAYSGNPRLLAARAAARAVDENVPQALAGWRPTVVIAGAAGYTETTTRTQATAGGAIFPVTDPTTGFVTGLGRTPQTPFSNYSDSARGTGTLQATVSQPIYRGGRTTAQTRRAENQVYAQRARLLIAEQEVLFESVRAYVFFIRDQEEVRLNTNNVQVLERQLQATNERFRVGEITRTDVAQAESRLALARFQLDQAQGVAQSSRANFLRWTGLEPLRVTAPPPLAPPVRSQQEAVRFATENNPTVVATVFDEAAARDQIDVQFANLLPQVTANGSAFRLDNNAQRGSRQTGAQVTLNLNVPLYQGGAEHALVRQARQQAQQARQQVADARRVAAQQATEAWETLGSSRAQVESVRAQIRAQEIALDGVQREAIVGSRTTLDVLNAEQELLQARVNLVRSLATLINASYAVATTMGRLTAQDLGLPVQIYDPRNYYNAVRDRWFGTGDFSEGAGGSPPPPQGVVQVQTLPPTASGRTAP, encoded by the coding sequence ATGAGCCTGCGCAGCAAAATGCTTCTTTCCGCCGCCCTCGCGATCCTGCCGGCCACCGAGGGGTGGTCGCAGACCCTCCAGGAGGCGCTGGCGTCGGCCTATTCGGGAAATCCGCGCCTGCTCGCGGCGCGCGCCGCCGCGCGCGCGGTGGACGAGAACGTGCCCCAGGCGCTGGCTGGGTGGCGGCCCACGGTCGTGATCGCCGGCGCGGCGGGCTACACCGAGACGACCACGCGCACGCAGGCCACCGCCGGCGGCGCGATCTTCCCGGTCACCGACCCGACGACGGGCTTCGTGACCGGGCTGGGGCGCACGCCGCAGACCCCGTTCTCGAACTACAGCGATTCCGCGCGCGGGACGGGCACGCTGCAGGCGACGGTCAGCCAGCCGATCTACCGCGGCGGGCGCACCACCGCGCAGACGCGGCGCGCCGAGAACCAGGTCTATGCCCAACGCGCCCGACTGCTGATCGCCGAGCAGGAAGTCCTGTTCGAATCGGTGCGCGCCTATGTGTTCTTCATCCGCGACCAGGAGGAAGTGCGCCTCAACACCAACAACGTGCAGGTGCTGGAACGCCAGCTGCAGGCGACGAACGAGCGCTTCCGCGTCGGCGAGATCACGCGCACCGACGTGGCGCAGGCCGAATCGCGCCTGGCGCTGGCGCGCTTCCAGCTCGACCAGGCGCAGGGCGTGGCGCAGTCCTCGCGCGCCAATTTCCTGCGCTGGACCGGCCTTGAGCCGCTGCGGGTCACGGCGCCGCCGCCCCTCGCGCCCCCGGTCCGCTCCCAGCAGGAGGCCGTGCGCTTCGCCACCGAGAACAACCCCACCGTGGTCGCGACCGTGTTCGACGAAGCCGCCGCGCGCGACCAGATCGACGTGCAGTTCGCCAACCTCCTGCCGCAGGTGACCGCGAACGGGTCGGCCTTCCGGCTCGACAACAACGCGCAGCGCGGGTCGCGCCAGACCGGCGCGCAGGTCACGCTGAACCTGAACGTGCCGCTGTACCAGGGCGGCGCCGAGCACGCGCTGGTGCGCCAGGCACGCCAGCAGGCGCAGCAGGCGCGCCAGCAGGTGGCCGATGCGCGCCGCGTTGCCGCGCAGCAGGCGACCGAGGCCTGGGAGACGTTGGGCAGTTCCCGCGCGCAGGTCGAATCCGTGCGGGCGCAGATCCGCGCGCAGGAAATCGCCCTCGATGGCGTGCAGCGCGAGGCGATCGTGGGCAGCCGCACCACGCTCGATGTGCTGAACGCCGAGCAGGAATTGCTGCAGGCGCGCGTGAACCTGGTGCGCTCGCTCGCGACCCTGATCAACGCCTCCTATGCGGTGGCCACGACCATGGGGCGGCTGACCGCACAGGATCTCGGCCTGCCGGTGCAGATCTACGACCCGCGCAACTACTACAATGCGGTGCGCGACCGCTGGTTCGGCACCGGGGATTTCTCCGAGGGCGCCGGCGGTTCCCCGCCGCCGCCGCAGGGCGTGGTGCAGGTGCAGACCCTGCCCCCCACAGCATCGGGACGAACGGCACCATGA
- a CDS encoding protein-L-isoaspartate O-methyltransferase family protein encodes MDFAEARRFMVDGQLRPNRVEDPRIVAAMRDLPRERFVPPALAARAYADADLPLPGGRAMMQPMVLARLVQLAGLRRGERALVLGAGTGFGAALVAAIGGSVTAVESDPALLAIARAALPAAVPPGTVTLVEADPSHGHAAGETYDVIIIEGGVAAVPRVVEDQLAEGGRLVAISLQGGPPGRAMLLRRAGGAVSATREFDAHAAPLPGFAGAPAFAF; translated from the coding sequence ATGGATTTCGCCGAGGCGCGCCGGTTCATGGTCGATGGACAGCTGCGCCCCAACCGCGTCGAGGATCCGCGTATCGTTGCCGCCATGCGCGACCTGCCGCGCGAGCGCTTCGTCCCGCCCGCGCTGGCCGCGCGCGCGTATGCCGATGCCGACCTGCCGCTGCCGGGCGGGCGGGCCATGATGCAGCCCATGGTGCTGGCGCGCCTGGTGCAACTCGCCGGGCTGCGGCGCGGCGAACGCGCCCTGGTGCTGGGCGCGGGCACCGGCTTCGGCGCGGCGCTGGTGGCGGCGATCGGCGGGTCGGTCACTGCGGTGGAATCCGACCCCGCGCTGCTCGCGATCGCGCGCGCGGCGCTGCCGGCGGCGGTGCCCCCCGGCACCGTGACGCTGGTCGAGGCCGACCCCTCGCACGGCCACGCCGCCGGCGAGACCTACGACGTCATCATCATCGAGGGCGGCGTGGCGGCGGTGCCGCGCGTGGTCGAGGACCAACTCGCCGAAGGCGGGCGCCTGGTCGCCATCAGCCTGCAGGGCGGCCCGCCGGGGCGCGCGATGCTGCTGCGCCGCGCCGGCGGGGCGGTGAGTGCGACACGCGAATTCGATGCGCACGCGGCGCCGTTGCCGGGTTTCGCTGGCGCGCCCGCCTTCGCATTCTAG